The Streptomyces griseiscabiei genomic sequence GCTGGGCCCGACGCGCTCGCCGCCGCCGTCGCCACGCGGGCCCCACCGGTACGTCAGGCCGTCTCGGGCATCGTCGCCCAGCGCCACTGGGTGAACTGCTCCAGGTTGGCGGTGCCGCCGATACGGGCGCCGTTGCCCGAGGCCCCCATACCGCCGAAGGGCGCGTTCGCGGCGTCGGCGGCGGTGACGCCGTTGATGTGCACCATGCCCGTACGGAGCTGTCCGGCGAGGGCGGTGGCGCGCGGCACCGAACGGGAGTGGACGGCCGCCGCCAGGCCGTATTCCGTGTCGTTGGCGATCTCGACGGCCTCGGCGTCGGTGCGGAAGGCCAGAACGGGCGCGACCGGCCCGAAGATCTCCTCGCGGAAGGCGGGCATGGTGCGCCCGACGCGGTCCAGGACCGTCGGCGGACAGAACAGTCCGTCACGGTCTCCGCCGGCCAGCACCCGGGCTCCGGCGGCCACGCTCTCCCGCACGATGCGCTCGATCCTGGCGGCCTGCCGTTCGCTGATCACGGGGCCGAGGGCCACACCGTCCTCGCGCGGGTCGCCGACCCGCAGCGCCCGGGCGTGCGCGATCAGTGCCTCGGTGTACGGCTCCACGAGGTCGTCGTGCACCAGATGGCGTCCGGCGGCGACACAGGCCTGGCCCTGATAGCCGAAGGCGCTCAGGGCACCGGCCGCCGCGGCGGCGTCGACGTCCGCGTCGTCGAGGACGACGATCGAGTTCTTGCCGCCCAGCTCCAGCGACACCCGTTTCAGCCCGTCCCCGGCGGCGCGGGCGACCGCCCGCCCGGCCTCGACGGAGCCGGTGAACGAGACCATGGCGACCCGTGGGTCGGCGACGACGGCCTCCCCGGTGCCGACGCCTCCGGGCAGGACATGGAGCAGGCCCTCGGGCAGTCCCGCTTCCTCGAACAGCCGCGCGACGATCACACCACCGGAGACGGGTGTGAGCGGATCGGGCTTGAGGAGCACGGCGTTGCCCAGCGCGAGCGCGGGCGCGAGGGCGCGCATGGCGAACAGCAGGGGCGCGTTCCAGGGGTTGATCACCCCGACCACCCCGAGCGGCACCCGCCAGGCGTGGCTGGCCCGGCCGGGCACCGAGGGGCTGAGGATCTCCCCGAGAGGCAGCGACGCGGTTCCGGCGGCCTGTGCCAGCTGGCTGAGGCCGGCCGCGATCTCGTAGTCGCCCTTCGCCGGGACGCCCCCGGACTCCCGGACGATCCACTCGCGGACCGCGTCGCCGTGGTCCCGCAGTGCCCGGGCGGCGCGGAGCAGCACCTCGGCGCGCTCGGCGGGTGCCGTCCGGGCCCAGTCCCGCTGCGCCCGGGCGGCCAGAGCGGCGGCCCGGGCGACGTCCGCGGGGCCGGCCACGCCCACCTCCGCCAGCCGTTCGCCGGTGGCGGGTTCGTCCACCGTCAGGGTTCCGCCCTCGGACGGCCGCCAGCCGCCGCTGAAGATCTTCCCGGTCCAGTCGGCCGCTTCCGGCCATGTCATCCCGCTGCCGGTGGTCATGTCACGCCCTCCCTCATCGACGCACGACACATTTCGGTAGGTACATCATGATTGATTCTGAATATCAGGCTGTTCCGTCCCACGGTTGCTCCCGGCCGGGCCCGGGCGCACCGTGGAGAGACCGAGGCGAGGGCGGATGAGCGCGATGACGGGTTCGGATGCCGTCGGCGACGACCGGGCGGCACGACGTCCGTACGACCCCGTCGACGAGGCGGCCACCGCCCGTGCCACGGTGGACGCGCACGGCGTCGTGACCGGGTGGAGCGAGGGCGCGCGACGGCTGCTCGGCCACCGGTCCGCGGAGGTCGTCGGCCGGCCCGCGTCGCGCCTGCTCGCCGGGGAGCCGCCCGAGTGGGACCTGCGCGCCCTGCGGTCCGGGCCGAGGTGGAACGGGGTGGTCGGGCTGCTGCACCGCGACGGCCACCGCGTCACGGTGGATCTGCTGGCACACCGCCGGGCGCCGGACGGCGAGGACCGGGGCACCGGCGGGTGGTACCTGGTGGTCCCCCTGGACCGCGTGGCACCGCCGGCCCAGGACGACGCGCTGGTGCGGTGGGCGTTCGCCCGTTCCCCGTCCGCGACGGCCCTCTACGACACGGGCCTGCGGCTGCGGCGCGCGAACACGGACATGGAACGGGTGATCGGTCTGCCCGAGGCGGCGATGGTGGGGCTGCGGGTGTCGGAGATCGTGGTGGACCCCGAGGGCGACCGGACGGAACAGTGCATGCGGCGGGCGCTGGAGACCGGCGAGGAGCAGTACCTGCGGCAGACCCTGCGCATGGTCGGGCACGCCCGCGAGAGCGTCTGGACCACGACCCTGACCCCCGTGCCGGACGCCGGGGGGACCGTACGCGGTGTGCTCCTGTCCGCCCACGACGTGACCGAGGAGCACCTGGCCCGGGGGCGTCTGGCCCTGCTCAACGACGCGAGCGTCCGGATCGGCAGCACCCTGGACCTCGCCCGTACCGCGCAGGAACTGGCGGACGTGGCCGTCCCCCGGTTCGCGGACTTCGTCACCGTCGACCTGCTGCCCGCCATCGAGGGCGGTGACGATCCGCCCACCGGACCGCCGCCGGGCCAGGTCATGCTGCGCCGCGTCGCCAACCAGTCCGTCCTGGAGGGCTGCCCCGAGGCCGTGGTCGGGTACGGGGAGCTGGCCGCCTACCCGGACGCGTCGCCCGCCGCCGAGTGCCTGGCGGCCGGCCGGCCGCTGATCCGCGCGGTGACCGAACCCGCGATCGACAGATGGGCGCGCCAGGTCCCGGACCGGGCGGAGCGGGTGCGCCGGTTCGGCTTCCACTCGGTGCTCGCCGTCCCGATGCGGGCCCGTGGCATCACCCTCGGTGTGGCCACCTTCTCGCGGCACCGGCGCCCGGAGCCCTTCGAGCGGGACGATCTGCTGCTGGGCGAGGAGATCACGGCCAGGGCCGCCGTCTGCATCGACAACGCCCGCCGCTACTCCCGTGAGCGCCGTACCTCCCTCACCCTGCAGCGCAGTCTGCTGCCGCAGCGGCTGCCGCCGCAGGCCGCCGTCGAGGTCGCCTCCCGCTACCGCCCGGCCAGCGCGCAGGCCGGTGTCGGCGGTGACTGGTTCGACGTCATCCCGTTGTCCGGTGCCCGGGTGGCGCTCGTCGTCGGCGATGTCGTCGGCCACGGCATCCAGGCGTCGGCCGCCATGGGGCGGCTGCGCACCGCCGTCCGTACCCTGGCCGACGTCGACCTGCCGCCCGACGAACTGCTGACCCACCTGGACGATCTGGTCATCCATCTGTCCGCCGAGGCCGAACGCGCCGCCGATCCCGCCGGCGGTATCGGCGCCACCTGTCTGTACGCGGTCTACGACCCGGTCTCCCGGCGCTGCGCGCTCGCCCGGGCCGGTCATCCCGTGCCCGCGCTGACGACCCCCGACGGGGCCGTGGAGTTCCTCGACGTGCCCGCCGGGCCGCCGCTGGGGCTGGGCGGTCTGCCGTTCGAGACCGCCGAGGTCGAACTGCCCGAGGGCAGTGTCCTCACCCTGTACACGGACGGTCTCGTCGAGTCCCGGGGCCGCGACATCGACGAGGGCCTCGACACCCTGCGTGACGCGCTGGCCCGCAGCACCCCGTCGCTGGAGGACATCTGCGACGGGGTGCTGCGGGCACTCCTCCCGGAGCGTCCGGCCGACGACGTGGCGCTGCTCATGGCCCGGACCCGGGCGCTGGACGCCGCGCACGTCGCCACCTGGGAGGTGCCGTCCGATCCCGCCGCGGTCGCCGAGGCCCGCAAGAAAGCCTGCCGTCAACTGGAGGTCTGGGGCCTGGAAGAGGCCGCGTTCGTCACCGAACTGATCGTCAGCGAGCTGGTCACCAACGCGATCCGGTACGGCGGGGCGCCCATCCGGCTCCGGCTGATCCGCGACCGCAACCTGATCTGCGAGGTCTCCGACGCCAGCAGCACGGCCCCGCATCTGCGCCGGGCCCGCACCTTCGACGAGGGCGGCCGCGGCCTCCTCCTGGTCGCCCAGCTCACCCAGAGCTGGGGCACCCGCAACACCTACACCGGCAAGACGATCTGGGCCGAACAGGAACTCCCGGACGGACATCTCATGACATAGTCGTTGATCGGTGGGACCGGCCCCGTGACGCAGACGAGAGGAACCCGGTGAGCGAGAGGGACCCGGTGAGCGGCGAGGACTCCGTACCGCAGTGGCTCTTCCCGGACGGGGTGGGACTCCCGGGTCATCAGCTGGTGGCGGAGACCCTCGCCCCCATCGCCGTACTCGACGGCCGGTTGCGTCATCTGTACGTGAACCCGGCATGGGTCGAGGTGGGCGGCGTACCCGCGGCGGCCTTCCTGGGGCGGACGCTCGGTGAGGCGCTGCCGGGGCTCCGCAGTCCGGACGACGTCCTGTTGGAGGTGCTTGCCGACGGACGGCCGCGCGAGGCGACCATCACGGGGACGACCGAGATCGCCTCGCCTCTCGGGCAGCGGCTCTGGCGAGCGGTGTACCACCGGGTGGAGCTGCCGGGACAGGGTGCCGGCCTGTGCGGGATCGGCGTGGAGATCAGCAATCTGCGCCGCTATCTGGACGACCTGGAGACGGCGCACCAGCGGCTCGCCATGCTGGACGCCTCGACCACCCGTATCGGCACCACGCTGGACATCGGCACCACCTGCCAGGAACTGGCGGACTTCCTCACGCCGTCGCTGGCCGACACCGCCGCGGTCGGCCTCGTCGAGGAGCAGTTCACCGGCGCTCCCCCGCCGCTTCCCGGCTTCCTGCGGCTGCGCAAGATGAAGGGCGCGGCACTTCCCGGACTGGAATGGCTGCTGCGTCAGCTGGGCGGGCCGGGACCGTACGTCGACCTTCCGCGCGGGTCGGCGCCGCGGCGCTGTATGGACAGTGGCCGACCGTGGCTGGGCAACCAGGCCTCGGACGAACTGTTCCAGAAGGTGACCGTGGACCCCGAGCGCGCCAAGATCTTCCGCACGGCCGGCATCCACTCCCTGCTCATCGCGCCGCTGATCACGGCGGGCCGCGCGGTCGGCGTCGTCCTGCTGGGCCGGGCCGGCGCCTCGCCGCCGTTCGACGGCGACGACGTCGAGACGGTCCAGGCACTGGCGGCCCGGGCCGCCGTCTCCGTCGACAGCGCCCGCCGCTACAGCTACGAACACACGATGGCGCTGGAACTCCAGCGCGCCCTGCTGTCCGAGCCCAGCACCCCGCACCCGACCGTGGAAGTGGCCGCCCGCTACCTGCCCTCCGGGCGCAGCGTCCTCGTCGGCGGCGACTGGTACGACGCGATCCCGCTGCCCGACTCGCGCACCCTGCTGGTCATGGGCGATGTGATGGGCCACGGCTTCCAGGCCGCTGTCGCCATGAGCCAGTACCGCTCCCTGCTGCGCACCATCGCCGTCTCCGGTGTGAGCGTCGACAAGATCCTCGGCGAGTTCGACCGGAGGGTGGCGCACATCGGTCTCGACCGCCTCGCCACCTGTCTGCTGGCGGTCATGGATTCCCGGGAGGGCACCTGCACGGTGGCGAGCGCCGGGCATCTGCCGCCCGCCGTCGTACGGCCGGACGGCAGCACGGAGGTTCTCTGGCTCCCGGCGGGCCCGCCCATCGGCACCGGGCTCGGCGGCTACGAATCGAGCACCGTGCGCGTGGAACACGGCACCGCCCTGCTGCTCTACACCGACGGGCTGGTGGAACGGCGCGACACGGACATCGACGTCTCGGTGCAGGGGCTCGCGGCACTGAGCCTGCCGGCGGGCGGCACCCTGGACGACATGCTCGACACGCTCCTGGCCCACCTCGCCGACGGCGCCTACGAGGACGACGTCGCGATCCTGGCCGCCCGGCCACGCTGAACGCCCGCCGCGCGTCCACCGCCCGTCCGCCGCGACGGCGTCGGGTGCGGTGCTCGCGGGAGGGGGGTGCCGTTTGCCGGATCGGCAACAGGAGTGGGCGGGCCGGGGCCCGCTGGATCACGGTGGGCGCATGACTGACGACATCACGGCGGTATCGCCCGCCTCCGCACCGCTCCCGTCCTCGTCCTCGCTCTCCCCGTCCTCGCCCGCCGACGGGTACGCCGGGGATCCGGCGGTGCGGGCGGAGTGGGACGGCCGGTACGCCGACCGGCACCGGTTGTGGAGCGGGCAGCCCAACGGGGCGCTCGTGGACGAGGTCGCCGGGCTCACACCCGGGCGGGTGCTCGACGTCGGCTGCGGCGAGGGCGCGGACGCCGTCTGGCTCGCGCGCGGCGGCTGGGACGTGACCGCGCTCGACGTGTCGGGCGTGGCCCTGGAGCGCGCTGCCGGGCACGCGCGGGACGCCGGGCTCACCGTGCGCTGGGTGCACGCCACGCTCACCGGGGCGGCGCTCCCGCCGGCCTCCTTCGACCTGGTCTCCGCGCAGTATCCGGCGCTGCTGCGCACCCCCGACGCCGCCGCTGAGCGCGCGCTGCTCGCGGCCGTCGCCCCCGGCGGCGTGCTGCTGCTCGTCCACCACGCGGGGATGGACACCCAGCAGACGCAGGACGGCGGCTTCGACCCGGCCGACTACGTCTGGCCCTCGATGGTCACCGCTCTGCTCGACGGCGACTGGGAGGTGGAGGTGGACGAGCAACGGCCCCGCGCGGTCCCCGACGGCGGCGCCGGCGCGCACCACCGGGACGACCTGGTGCTGCGCGTACGCCGGCTGCGCTGACCGCGGTCCGGCCCGCTCGATCCCCGGGACCGCTCCCCCGCCCCGGTGAGCGTCCGTGTCCGCGAGACTGGAGGCGCCCTCGATCGCACCCTACGGAGACGGCGGCGATGACAGCGACAGAGCACCAGCCGTACCGTCCCCGCCATCCCGACTTCGGGCGGCTGATCCGCGACGAGGACACGGACACCGTGCTGTGCCATCTGTGCGGGCGGGCCTTCCGTTCGCTCGGCGCCCATGTGCGCGCACATGGGCTGACCGCGGCCGAGTACCGGCGGGAGTTCGGGCTGATGCGCGGGCGCGCGCTCAGCGCGCGGTCGCTGGCGAGGGAGCAGTCCCGTACCCGGCGTGCGGAGTACCGGGCGTCGGAGGCGGCGCGGGAGCGGTTCGCGTCGGGGCGGGCGATGGCGCGCTCGGGCGAGCTGGCCCGCAGGCGCCGGGCCAGTGATCGGGTGCAGGGGGATTCGGCGGAGGCGCGGCGCAGACGTACGGAGAGCCTTGCCGCGGGTCGCCGTACGCAGAGCCGTGCTTCCGACGCGCGGATGGCGGCCGCGCTGGGCGCCGGGGGCTTCACCGATGTCGGGCAGGCCCTGCGGGCGGTGTACGTGGAGCGGCAGGCGAGCATCGAGGACACGGCGCGGGTGCTCGGCGTGGGCAAGCGCCGGGTACGGGAGTTGCTCGTCGAGCACGGTGTCGAGATCCGGCCCGTCGGCGTGAACTCCGCCGCCGGGCGGCGCTCCCGTGTGCGGCTCAACGACCGGGTCGCGGCCGAGCGTGTCGGCGCCGGGGACATCGGGGCGTGGCTGCGGTCCCGGACCGCCGAGGGCGCGACCCTGCGGGAGCTGGCCGCCGCGACCGGCCGCAGCATCCCGTGGGTGGCCGCCCGTCTCGGCCCCCGCGGCTGATCCGGCGCGGCGGCGGAAGGGGCCGACCGCCCTCGCCCCGCTCATCGACCCGATCACAAGTGGCATGGTCTCCGGCAATTCCGGGCTCCCTCATTCAGTACCGAAACAACGGAGGTGACGGCCACCGGCGCTTCGTAGAGTCCTCGCACCGGCGGAAAGGTCGAGGCCGGAATCGCACGGCGCCCAGAAGGAGACATCGGGATGAGCAATGTGGAGATTTCCCTGAAGGAGATCATGACATCGATCGAAGGCGCGTTAGGAACCGCGCTGGTCGACTACACCAGCGGAATGGCGCTCGGTACCCTGGGCGGCGGCAAGGACCTCGACCTGACCGTCGCGGCGGCGGGCAACACGGATGTGATCCGCGCCAAGAACCGCACCATGGAACACCTCGGCCTCAAGGGCGAGATCGAGGACGTGCTGATCACACTCGGCAGCCAGTACCACATCATCCAGCCGCTCAAGGGGCGCGGCGGCAACGGGCTGTTCCTCTACCTGGTGCTCGACAGGGGCAAATCGAACCTCGCCATGGCCCGGCACCAGCTCAAGCGCATCGAAGTGGAACTCACCGTGTAGCAAACGCCTCGTCGCACGGCCTCGCACGCCCATGAATTGAAGATTTCTTCAACTGGGAAAGTCCAGATCAGGTCAATCCCATGAGCGTGCGAGGCCGGATGCACGACCATTGGTCTGCGACACCGCCCGCGGTGACACCTCCAGGTCGCCGTGCCCACAGAAGGCCCGTTGAACGCGGCAGGGAGCGAGCGATTCTCATGCAGGTCCCCCTCTACCAGGCAAAGGCCGAGTTCTTCCGCATGCTCGGACACCCCGTACGCATCCGGGTCCTGGAACTGCTGCAGGACGGACCCCTCCCCGTGCGCGACCTGCTCGGCGAGATCGACATCGAACCGTCCAGCCTCTCCCAACAGCTGGGAGTGCTGCGCCGGTCGGGAATCGTCGTCTCCATCCGGGAGGGCTCCACCGTCAGCTACGCGCTCGCCGGCGGCGACGTGGCCGAACTCCTCCGCGCGGCCCGCCGCATCCTCACCGAACTGCTCGCCGGACAGAGCGAGTTGCTCGCCGAACTGCAGCAGGCGGAACTCCAGCCGGCGGCCCGCCGGTAGCTTGGCCGGGATGCGCCGCTCGTCGTCGGAAAGTACGGTGACGTCCTGGTGTTCGACCTTGGTCATGAGTGACCCGGAACTCATCGGCGGGGTCGTCGGGCGGTGGAGGCTACATGGCCGGCAAGAAGACGGCGAAGGTGCCGCGCGCGGCGTACGAGCGCGAACTGCTGCGCCTGCAGACGGAGTTGGTGAAGCTCCAGGAGTGGGTGCGGGCGGAGGGCGCCCGTCTGGTCGTGGTCTTCGAGGGCCGGGACGCGGCGGGCAAGGGCGGCACGATCAAGCGGGTCGCCGAGCATCTCAACCCCCGTGTCGCCCGGATCGCGGCACTCCCCAGGCCGACGGAGCGCGAGCGCACCCAGTGGTACTTCCAGCGCTACGTCGAGCATCTGCCGGCCGCCGGGGAGATCGTGCTGTTCGACCGGTCCTGGTACAACCGGGCGGGCGTCGAGTATGTGATGGGCTTCTGCACCAAGGAGGAGTACCAGCTCTTCCTGCGCCAGTGCCCGATCTTCGAGCGGATGCTGGTCGAGGACGGGATCCTGCTGCGCAAGTACTGGTTCTCGGTGAGCGACACCGAGCAGCAGGAGCGGTTCCGCAAGCGGCTGGAGGACCCGTTGCGGCGCTGGAAGCTGTCGCCGATGGACCTGGAGTCGCTCACCCGCTGGGAGGCGTACTCCCGGGCCAAGGACGAGATGCTGGTGCACACCGACGTCTCCGAGGCGCCCTGGTACGTCGTCGAGAGCGACGACAAGCGGCGGGCCCGGCTGAACATGATCGCCCACCTGCTGGCCTCCGTGCCGTACCACGAGGTCCCGCCCCCGGTGCTGGACCTGCCGGCCCGCCCGCCGTCGACCGGCTACCAGCGCCCGCCTCGTGACCTGCAGACGTACGTCCCCGACCACGCGGCGAGTCTCTGAGCGGCCGGTTCACGCCGGCCCTCGGAGCATGGGCGTGAGCGGGCGGGAGTTCAGATGGCCCGGGCGCGCAGGCGGCGCAGCATACGGGCGTCCTCGAAGCCGACCGAGCGGGCCGCGGCGTCGACGGTGACGCCGTGGCTGATGAGGTGCTCGGCGCGTTCCAGGCGCAGGGTCTGCTGGTAGCGCAGCGGGGTGAGGCCGGTGGCGCGGCTGAAGAGCCGGGTGAGGGTGCGTTCGCTGACGCCGACGTCCGCGGCCAGGCCGGGCAGGGGGAGCGGCCGGTCGAAGCGGGTGTCGATGAGGTCCTGGGCGCGGTGCACGGTGTCGTCGAGGTGGGACCGGTGCCGGAACATCGCGCTGGACTGCGGCTCGTGGCCGTTGCGGCGGGCGTAGACGACCATGTCCCGGGCCACCTGGGCGGCGACGGCGGGTCCGTGGCGGCCGGCGACCAGGTGCAGGGCGAGGTCGATACCGCTGGCGATCCCGGCCGAGGTGATCACCCGGTCGTCGGCGGTGAAGAGGACGTCACGGACGACGACCGCGCCGGGGTGGCGCCGGGCCAGTTCGTCCTGCACGTCGTGGTGGGTGGTGCAGCGGCGGCCCTGGAGCAGCCCGGCCCGGCCGAGTGCCTCCGCTCCGGCACAGACGCTGGCCACGGTGCCGCCCCTGGCGTGGTGGTCCCGCAGGACCCGCAGCAAGGCCTCGCCGAGAGGGGGCGAGTCGGCCAGGGTGACGGCACTCCAGCCGGGGACCACGATCAGGTCGTCGGGCCCCAGCTCGGGCCAGTCCAGGCCGGCGACGAGCGGCAGCCCCTGGGCCGTGGGGACCTGCCGGTGCTCGGAGACATAGGTGAGGGTGTAGGGGTGCCCGAAGTCGCCCGCGGTGGAGAAGACCTGCGCGGGGCCGGCCAGGTCCAGCAGATGGACTCCGGGCACCAGGAAGAAGACGACGTGGCTCACGATCCGGTCATCATGCCCGAAGGTCCGCGGCGGCTTCCACCTCGTCGACCGTGGCGATGGTGGCGAAGCGTCCGGCGAGGGCGTACTCGGTGCGCCGGACGACCTCGGCGGCGGGCAGGGTGCGGGGGTCGGCGAGCAGTTCGGCGACGGTCATGTCGGCGGGGGCGTCGCGGTGCGGGATCGGTTCGGTGGCGGTCGCGTCGACGACGAAGGTGACCCCGTAGCCGAGGTCGCTCCCGACGCGGGCGGTGGTCTCGACGCACTGTTCGGTGCGGATACCGCAGACGGTGAGTTCGCGGACCCCGTGCCCGGTGAGGACTTGCTGCAGGTTGGTGGTGGTGAAGGCGTTGTGCGAGGTCTTGTGGATCAGCGGCTCGCCGTCCTCGCGTCCGTCCAGCTCCTCCAGCAGCCGCACCTGGCCGAGGGCGGGGTCGAAGGCGTCGCCGCTGCCGGGCTCGGAGTGCAGCACCCACACGACCAGGTCCCCGGCCCGGCGGGCGAGCCGCACCAGCCGGTTCACCTTGTCGGCGATCTTCGGGTCGGAGATCGCCTCCCACTGCGGAAGGGTGCGGAAGGACTCCTGGACATCGATGACGATCAGTGCTCGGGTCATGCCCTCAGCCTCCGCCGTACGGCCGGGCCGGGAACAGGCCGCATCGGGTCTCACTGCGGACCGATCCGGTCAGCCGCCGCGGCCCGCCGTCCGTACCCGGCGGCTTCCTCGCCGAGGTGGACGAGACCGGCGCGCTCATGGCAGAACCCCGTGCGCCCCGGTCCGCGTTGACACCACGTCCTCGTCGGCGGCGCATCCCGCCGGCACCGAAGAAAGGCAGCACCATGTCGCCTCGTACCGCGGACACGGCCGTGGCCGTCCACCCCCTGCTGGCCGAACGCTGGAGCCCACGCTCGTTCGACGCCGGCCGCACGGTCACCGACGAAGAGCTGGTGTCGCTGCTGGAAGCGGCCCGCTGGGCACCCTCCGCACGCAACGCGCAGCCGTGGCGCTTCCTCGTCGGACGGCGTGGCGACACGACGTACCAGCGGCTCCTCGACAGCCTGGTGCCCGCCAACCAGATCTGGGCGGGCGACAGTTCACTGCTGGTCGCGGCGGTGGCGGTGGAGCTCGTCGACGACGGCGTGCCGCACCACGGCCCCGCGTACGACACCGGGCTGGCGGTGGCCCAGCTGTCGCTCCAGGCCCATGCCCTGGGACTGCACGCCCACCAGATGGGCGGCTTCGACCCCGAGCGGGTGCGCGCCTCGCTCGGGGTCCCGGACGGCTTCCGGCCGCTGTCCGTCACCGCGATCGGGGCCCTGGCGGCGGCGGACCTCCTCCCCCGGGAGCTGCGCACGCGGGAGACCGCCGCCCGGGTCCGGCGTCCGCTCACGGAGACGGTCTTCGGTGCCCGCTGGGGCGACCCGCTGTCGGCCACCCCCTGACCTCACTCCCCGGGCCGCTCCACCGGGAAGAGCAGGCAGCTGCTGGTGGCGTGGGCGAGCAGACGGTCCGACGCGTCCACCAGCCGCGCCTGGGCCAGGGCCGTTCTGCGACCGCCGCTGACGACGGTGCCGATGGCACGCACCGTGCCCGTGTCCACGGTGATCCGCCGCAGGAACTTCACCGTCAGGTCG encodes the following:
- a CDS encoding cysteine hydrolase family protein, producing MTRALIVIDVQESFRTLPQWEAISDPKIADKVNRLVRLARRAGDLVVWVLHSEPGSGDAFDPALGQVRLLEELDGREDGEPLIHKTSHNAFTTTNLQQVLTGHGVRELTVCGIRTEQCVETTARVGSDLGYGVTFVVDATATEPIPHRDAPADMTVAELLADPRTLPAAEVVRRTEYALAGRFATIATVDEVEAAADLRA
- a CDS encoding nitroreductase family protein translates to MSPRTADTAVAVHPLLAERWSPRSFDAGRTVTDEELVSLLEAARWAPSARNAQPWRFLVGRRGDTTYQRLLDSLVPANQIWAGDSSLLVAAVAVELVDDGVPHHGPAYDTGLAVAQLSLQAHALGLHAHQMGGFDPERVRASLGVPDGFRPLSVTAIGALAAADLLPRELRTRETAARVRRPLTETVFGARWGDPLSATP